The genomic segment CAGGTCACTCCGGCCAGCAGCCAGTTCTCGGGCTGGTGAGGCTCCGGGCGCGGCTCGCGCAGCGTCATCTCGACAAGGTCCAGCGGCCGCGCCTCCGAGCCGTCGGCGAGGGTGTACCACGCGGCGTAGAGCACGCCATCTCGGGCAGGGCTCACCGGGCGCACCCACCCTCCGCCGTCGGCGCGCAAGCCGGCGACGCAGCGCCCGCCACGGTTGCGTGAGTTCGCCAGGCAGATCACATCGACGCGCATCGTCACCGCCGATCTACAGGTGCACGATGCCGAAGCCGCCCCATCGCTCACGCAGGTACTCGGCCGCGAGGCGGCGGTGGCATCGGTCGGCCGTGTGCTCGCTGCAGAGCAGCACCGCCGGCCCCTCGAGGAGTGATCGGTCAAGGTTGTGCTCCACATCGCGCTCATCGAGCAACCGGCGATAGGCGACCTCGTACTCCGGCCAGTCCCGTCCACCCTTCCGATAGCGGGCGAGGACCTCCGCGGAGGGCGCGAGCCGCGCTTCATGCCGGTACTCGCAGCCGCACAGCTCGCCAAGGAAGAACGCCAGGTCGTCGCGCTTGGCGAAACCGGCAAGCTGGGAGACGTTGTTGAGGCGCACATCAACGAGCCGACGCACGCCGTGCTCCTTCAACGCTCCGAAGAAGCTCCGGGCCCCTCGCCGCGTGAAACCGATCGTGTAGACCTCCACACGCTCACCTCATCTTCGTCGAACAGGCCAAGCTGGCCCAGCGTGCCGTCGCGCGCGGCCTCCTCGTCGCGCACGTCCGGTTCCGTCTGCACGCGCCCGTCGGCGCGCAGGTGCAGCACCTGCGCGCCGCGTTCCCACAGCACCCGCCCCACCAGCAGGCGGCGATGGCACTCGGCAGGGCTCTCCTCGCCGCAGAGGATGACGACGCGCCGCTCGCGGGCCAACGCCTCCAGTCGCTCCAGGCCGGCCAGGAAGCGCGCCGATGCGGCCACCAGGCCGTATAGCACGTGCCCCTGCCCATCGTAGTACTCGAGCTCGCGTGGCCGCCCGCCGAGCGCATCTCCGAGGAACGCGTACTGGATGCCGGAGGCCGCGGCGCCCGCGCGCAGGGGATCCCGGCTGAAGTGCGGCGTGTAGCGCGAGTAGGGCTGCGAGCGCACGTCCGCCAGCACCCCGACGCCGTGCCGCGCCAGGAGCGCCAGCAGCTCGTCGAGGCTCATGTTGGAATGCCCCACCGTGTAGATGACCAGCGGCCGTTGCCCCTCGCCCACCCCACACCTCCCGCCGACCTACGGCTGCGCGGACTGCGACACGAGCCGCACGAAGGCCTGAATCCCGCGGATGACCTCCTGGTTGTCGGTCAACCGGCTCACCGTCGTCTCGAGCTCGCGCCCGATCGCATGCACGGACTCGCGGATCTGTCGCGTCTCGGCGGCTCGCTCGTCCGCCTCGCGCCCCTACGTCTCCATCGCCGCGTCGAGGCCCTCGCGCAGGCGTCGGGCCTCGGCCTCCGCCGCTCCGAGCCGCTGGCGCACCTCCACGATGTCCTCGCGCGGGTAGCGCGCCTCGGCGATGATCGCCAGCAACCGCCGCGACAGAGAGACATGCGCGGCGGCGGCCGGGCGGAACAGCGTCGCCACCACGTAGAACCCGGCGAAGCAGTAGCCGAGCGTGCCGCCCGAGAGCGCCGACACGCCCGCCACCAGCGCCGCGGACGCCAGGTGCGCTCCCACGGCCACCCATCCCAGGCGCCGACGGAGTTGCGCCACCTCGCGCTCGCGGCCGCCCGCCAGCGCGGTCGCGCGCTCGCGCGAGCGCTTCAGCTCGAACGCCGCCTCGTGCGCCTGCAGGTAGAGGTCCCACGGCGCCTTCAGGATCACGATCAGCCAGAGCAAGCACAGCCCGCCCATCGCCCAATCCAGCGCGCGCGCGCTGGCGGCCGCCTCGCGCACGGCGTCACCCAGCCCGAGCAGCCAGGCCGCTAGCGCGAGCGCCGCCAGCAGAAACGCGAGACGCCCCGTCCGCTCGACGATCCCCATGGCCCCCTCCCCTGCGACGGATCGGGGCCTATTGCTCCGCGCGGAGGCGGCGGACCGCATGAGCCGTTCGGCCCAATCTCGCCGCGCGCGGGTCCCGCCATCGCGACGGGTCACTCCGCCAGCAGCGCGTCCACGGCGTTGCCCACCTCGGCCACGACGCGCTCCAGGCTGCCGCGCGCCAGCGGGGTCTGCCACACCTGATAGACGTCGTCATCGTACAGTGCGGCCGGCGGCAGGTACCCCAGGCATGGGCCGTTGACCAGGTTGATGACCGCGACGGGTCGCGGGGCGAAGCGCGCGCGCAGCGACCGCTGAAGGTCGGAGTAGGCCTCGTTGGCATGGCCAACAAGCACGGCGTCCCCCATGCGCCAGAGCCAGAAGGGCAGCTCGGCCGTGGCGCCGTCGCCGACGGCCTCCCGAATGGTCCGCTTGCGCCGCAGCCGTTCCGCCAGCACGCGCTCGGGGCAGGCCGCCTCCTGGGCTCGCAGCTCCGCGGCGGACGGCAGCGTCTTCAGCAACACCTTGACCGCGATGGTCCGAGCGCGCAGGACTGCGGAGGGTGCGCGCGGCCCGCGCCGCCACAGGCCGAGCGGGGCGCCAGACTCCAGCGCCCGATCGAAGGTCAAAGCCGTTGCGGGAGGGAGCATCCCCTCCAGCGCCGAGGCCGCGGCCAGGCCGAGGACGCGCCCGTTGCGGTCCGCCACGCTCGGATCGCTCGCGTACTGCTCGCGAGGCGCGAGCTCGCCCGAGGCGCCCTGCAGGAAGAGGCACGGCGCCCCTGCCGAAGCCGCTTCCATCACTTCGCGGCAGGCGCCGACATAGTCGGGCGAGATCAGGCGGTTCGCCCATGCAAGCGAGGTGGGGTGGCACGCGTAGTTGACGATCGTCGCGCGCACCCGGCCGTCCGGCGCGGAGACGCGGCCCACCAGCAGCGTGTCATCGCTCGGCCCACCGGGGTGGAAGCCACACAGGAGGCGGGCGCCGCCAGGCTCAGGCAGATCGCGGTGGCGGGCCAGGCCGCACTTCCCGTAGGTCCACGAGACGATGGCCGGAGCGAGCGCCTCGCGGGCTCGGCGCACGGCGGCTCTGGCGCGCTCGCAGAGAAGGTCGATGTACGCCGCGATCGCCTGGCCGCCCGGCCGATCGGCATCCGCCAGGCAGGTCGATGGGCCCGCGTGCGTGTGCGAGAGCGCCACCATGGCCTGGCCGGCTCCCAGCGTCTCCAGCACCGCCTGGCGCACCCGACGCTCCTCATCGGGACCACGCCACCATCCCAGGTCGGCGGCCACGAGCGCAAGCGGCTCTCCGCCCGCGCCATCGCTCGCGACCAGCGCGGTCAGCGTGAGCGGGCGGTGGATGCCCTCCGCCGCATCGTGCTCGGCGGCGCCCCAGTTGCGGGCGTAGATGTCCGGGGGCGGCGTGATGTCCGCCCGTGCCACGCCCGCGAGGCACGCGAGCTCACCGTGCGCCTCCTCAAGTAGGCTCATGGCTCCCGCCCCGGCGCGGCCGGCGTCACCAGCGAGAGCCCGCCGTCCATCAGCAGGGTCGCGCCCGTGATGTGCCGGACGCGCCGATCGCACAGATTCGCCACCTGCATCGCCACCTCCGCCGGCTCGATCAGCCGCCGCACTGGCGTGGCCGCGGCCGCCCGAACGCGTAGATCCGGGTCCGCCTCGAACATGCGGCCGCTGAGCCCGGCGTCCACGTAGCCGGGGGCCACCTCGTTCACAAGAATGCCGCGGCCCGCAAGCTCGAGTGCCATGCATCGGCAAAGCATCCGCAGGCCCGCCTTCGAGACGCAGTAGGCGGGGACGTGCGGGTGCGGCGCGTCGGCGGCCCAGCTTCCCACGAACACGATGCGGCCGGGAGTCTCGCGCTCGACCAATCGGTCCGCGCCGGCGCGGGCAAGGTGGAACGCCCCCGTCAGGTTTACTGCGATCTGGCGCGTCCACTCCTCGGAGGTGATGGCGCGGATGCCCGCGACGGTGACGACGGCGGCGTTGGGCACGATGATCGTCGACAGACCCAGGTCGGCCTCGACGGCGGCGACCCAGTCTCGCACCGCGCCGCCATCGGTCACATCGACGCGGTCGTAGCGAGCGCGAGCGCCGGCGCCCGCCAGACTCGCGAGCAACGGGCGAGCCTCGCGCGTCGGCCGCAGGTCGCCAGCAGCGACGGCCGCGCCGCGTGAGGCCAACTCCTCGCACACCGCGCGGCCGATGTCGCCCAGTGCGCCGCTAACGATGGCGACGGCCGGGGACAACGGGCCCGCCCCACCGGGGGCCGCGGCGCCGCTCACCAATCGCCCACGCTGCCGTCCGCGTAGAAGGTCCGCTGCGGGATCTCCTGCTCGAACGGGTGTTTGCGTACCTCGGCGATGTCGATCTCGATTCCGAGCCCGGGCCGATCGGACGGGCGCACCAGCCGGCCCCGCGGCTCCACCGCGAATCCCTCCCTCACCACGTCGCGCCGCCACGGCACGTCCAGATGGACGGCCTCGCAGATGATGTAGGACGGTGTCGCGAAGCCAAG from the Chthonomonadales bacterium genome contains:
- a CDS encoding DUF488 domain-containing protein is translated as MEVYTIGFTRRGARSFFGALKEHGVRRLVDVRLNNVSQLAGFAKRDDLAFFLGELCGCEYRHEARLAPSAEVLARYRKGGRDWPEYEVAYRRLLDERDVEHNLDRSLLEGPAVLLCSEHTADRCHRRLAAEYLRERWGGFGIVHL
- a CDS encoding DUF488 domain-containing protein, producing the protein MGEGQRPLVIYTVGHSNMSLDELLALLARHGVGVLADVRSQPYSRYTPHFSRDPLRAGAAASGIQYAFLGDALGGRPRELEYYDGQGHVLYGLVAASARFLAGLERLEALARERRVVILCGEESPAECHRRLLVGRVLWERGAQVLHLRADGRVQTEPDVRDEEAARDGTLGQLGLFDEDEVSVWRSTRSVSRGEGPGASSER
- a CDS encoding SDR family oxidoreductase — its product is MSPAVAIVSGALGDIGRAVCEELASRGAAVAAGDLRPTREARPLLASLAGAGARARYDRVDVTDGGAVRDWVAAVEADLGLSTIIVPNAAVVTVAGIRAITSEEWTRQIAVNLTGAFHLARAGADRLVERETPGRIVFVGSWAADAPHPHVPAYCVSKAGLRMLCRCMALELAGRGILVNEVAPGYVDAGLSGRMFEADPDLRVRAAAATPVRRLIEPAEVAMQVANLCDRRVRHITGATLLMDGGLSLVTPAAPGREP